From a region of the Helianthus annuus cultivar XRQ/B chromosome 5, HanXRQr2.0-SUNRISE, whole genome shotgun sequence genome:
- the LOC110943924 gene encoding uncharacterized protein LOC110943924, which yields MIVYGKACHLPVELEHRALWALKSVNLDMTEAARKRFFQIHELEELRDTAYARSLGIKEKTKLLHDKKLRKVKEFSKGDKVLLYNSRLKLFAGKLKSKWSGPYMVHYVFPYGAVEIMDESDGRSWKVNGHRLKHYIGGAINKDEREETPLEIPPKAAN from the coding sequence ATGATCGTCTATGGTAAAGCTTGCCACCTTCCTGTCGAGTTAGAGCATAGAGCGCTTTGGGCATTGAAATCCGTTAACTTAGACATGACCGAAGCCGCTAGGAAACGATTCTTTCAAATTCATGAGCTTGAGGAGCTTCGGGATACGGCGTATGCTCGATCGTTAGGAATCAAAGAGAAAACGAAGTTGTTACATGATAAGAAGCTACGGAAAGTGAAGGAGTTTAGCAAAGGCGACAAAGTGCTTCTTTACAACTCAAGGTTGAAGCTTTTTGCGGGTAAATTGAAATCAAAGTGGTCGGGACCGTATATGGTTCATTACGTGTTTCCGTATGGAGCGGTGGAGATTATGGATGAGTCGGACGGCCGTAGTTGGAAGGTGAACGGCCATCGTTTGAAACACTACATTGGAGGAGCGATAAACAAGGATGAGAGGGAGGAAACTCCTCTCGAAATCCCACCAAAAGCCGCCAACTAG